GCCGAATCCGTAAGGTGAGTATCATCCCGGACTCCGTTCCGGGAGGGCTTCTCCTTCTCGAAAATGTGAAAAAGACCTGGCTTAGTGCCAGGTCTTTTTGCATGCGGACATGTACTTGTTTGCAAACGGTTGTTTGTAGAACAACCTGCTACTCGGTCATGTCAACCCAAGCAATCTTGGTTGCCACGACGCTCGTGCAAACGGTTGTTTGCAAAATGAACGATTGACAAAGCTACCCCTTGCTTTTCTTGAACGGGTTTGTTAGATTATATGTAACCAGTTCTGATGAGCTGATTTTTATATCGTTATCTATATCCTTTCTTATATCGTTTCTTTTATGAACTTGTCTCTAAATAAGAGAAGGGATATTCTATGGAAGAAAAACAGGAGGCAAAAAAGCCTCACGATGCTTTTTTCCGTTGGCTTTTTGCAGATGTAAATCATCTCAGGTACTTGCTGGAACTTGCAGGTAAAATAAATATTGATGTGGGGGAGTTCCTCTCTGCGGTAAATTTGGATACGCTTGTCCGCATCCCGGATTCGTATTCCGAAGTGTACGAAACAGGTGACGCGGATTTGGCTTTCCGCGTGAATGTCTTGACGGGCGCACCCGTATTTGTGGGAATCCTTGTGGAACACAAGTCCGGTCGCGACGCCAATATGTTCAATCAGCTTGCGCGTTACATGCGTTCCGTGATGAAACGCTTTGACGAGGGGCGCCTATTCGACGGACTCCCGACGATGGCGATGATATTTTACAATGGACGTGATAACTGGAACCCGCTTGAGTTGCTTGAAAAGGACTATCCTGCATATTTTCATGGCATGGTTTTGCCGTTCCGCTGTGCGTTCGTGAACATGTCGGACATTCCGGACAGCGACT
This genomic interval from Fibrobacter succinogenes contains the following:
- a CDS encoding Rpn family recombination-promoting nuclease/putative transposase, whose protein sequence is MEEKQEAKKPHDAFFRWLFADVNHLRYLLELAGKINIDVGEFLSAVNLDTLVRIPDSYSEVYETGDADLAFRVNVLTGAPVFVGILVEHKSGRDANMFNQLARYMRSVMKRFDEGRLFDGLPTMAMIFYNGRDNWNPLELLEKDYPAYFHGMVLPFRCAFVNMSDIPDSDCLACENVATGLGIAAMAHAYDKDAFLEVFRQFKPKLRKMPSNELSCLLEKISLYLIEYLGKEVMKELNMAFKSIGQKYGFVSAGDV